In the genome of Oncorhynchus mykiss isolate Arlee chromosome 18, USDA_OmykA_1.1, whole genome shotgun sequence, one region contains:
- the LOC110495898 gene encoding CD99 antigen-like protein 2 isoform X1, with protein sequence MKSCLWIALFVTLAIGTKTQDFDLADALDFEATEATDIPKQPKKPAKDPSPGGGLDLFDALGPEEPDKPAGIPPKEGGTNPKPAPPPPAPVDPKKPADDGMDFDLSDALGPDPVPGKPAVVPPKDGGTGGGSFGDNDLFDVSDNGGYKPDPGKGGGGGGGGGGGGNAPADQPQDVEAGSGQIAGVVSAIGVALLGAASSYFAYQKKKLCFKIQGGVDPESGKNARGARSDPQSMSNLLRSF encoded by the exons ACTTTGATCTTGCTGATGCCTTAGATTTTG aGGCCACTGAGGCCACTGATATTCCAAAACAGCCAAAGAAACCTGCAAAGGATCCCAGTCCAG GAGGAGGACTTGATCTATTCGATGCTCTTGGTCCAGAAG AGCCTGATAAACCAGCTGGGATCCCTCCTAAAGAAGGTGGAACTA ATCCCaaacctgcccctccacctccCGCACCTGTAGATCCCAAAAAACCAGCTGATG ATGGGATGGATTTTGACCTGTCTGATGCCTTGGGTCCAG ATCCCGTACCGGGTAAACCAGCTGTTGTTCCACCTAAAGATGGAGGCACCG GTGGCGGGTCCTTTGGAGACAATGACCTGTTTGATGTGAGCGACAACGGTGGCTACAAGCCTGATCCCGGcaagggaggtggaggtggaggaggaggaggag GAGGAGGTAATGCTCCTGCAGATCAACCTCAAG ATGTAGAAGCTGGATCTGGTCAGATCGCTGGCGTAGTGAGTGCAATAGGAGTGGCCCTCCTTGGTGCTGCCTCCAGCTACTTTGCCTACCAGAAGAAGAAACTGTGTTTCAAGATTCAGGGAG GTGTAGACCCAGAAAGTGGAAAGAACGCACGTGGAGCTCGGTCTGATCCCCAAT CGATGAGCAACTTGCTGAGGTCATTCTAA
- the LOC110495898 gene encoding CD99 antigen-like protein 2 isoform X5: MKSCLWIALFVTLAIGTKTQDFDLADALDFEATEATDIPKQPKKPAKDPSPGGGLDLFDALGPEEPDKPAGIPPKEGGTNPKPAPPPPAPVDPKKPADDGMDFDLSDALGPDPVPGKPAVVPPKDGGTGGGSFGDNDLFDVSDNGGYKPDPGKGGGGGGGGGGGGNAPADQPQDLDLLWGQFLKMLDANMPEGVHVWISNIKQAVLPLLEKAMELLDVGQ, encoded by the exons ACTTTGATCTTGCTGATGCCTTAGATTTTG aGGCCACTGAGGCCACTGATATTCCAAAACAGCCAAAGAAACCTGCAAAGGATCCCAGTCCAG GAGGAGGACTTGATCTATTCGATGCTCTTGGTCCAGAAG AGCCTGATAAACCAGCTGGGATCCCTCCTAAAGAAGGTGGAACTA ATCCCaaacctgcccctccacctccCGCACCTGTAGATCCCAAAAAACCAGCTGATG ATGGGATGGATTTTGACCTGTCTGATGCCTTGGGTCCAG ATCCCGTACCGGGTAAACCAGCTGTTGTTCCACCTAAAGATGGAGGCACCG GTGGCGGGTCCTTTGGAGACAATGACCTGTTTGATGTGAGCGACAACGGTGGCTACAAGCCTGATCCCGGcaagggaggtggaggtggaggaggaggaggag GAGGAGGTAATGCTCCTGCAGATCAACCTCAAG ATCTAGACCTACTGTGGGGCCAATTCCTGAAGATGCTAGATGCTAACATGCCAGAGGGCGTCCATGTTTGGATATCCAACATAAAGCAAGCAGTGTTGCCTCTGTTAGAGAAGGCCATGGAGCTTTTGGATGTGGGCCAATGA
- the LOC110495898 gene encoding CD99 antigen-like protein 2 isoform X2, whose protein sequence is MKSCLWIALFVTLAIGTKTQDFDLADALDFEATEATDIPKQPKKPAKDPSPGGGLDLFDALGPEEPDKPAGIPPKEGGTNPKPAPPPPAPVDPKKPADDGMDFDLSDALGPDPVPGKPAVVPPKDGGTGGGSFGDNDLFDVSDNGGYKPDPGKGGGGGGGGGGGGNAPADQPQDVEAGSGQIAGVVSAIGVALLGAASSYFAYQKKKLCFKIQGGVDPESGKNARGARSDPQY, encoded by the exons ACTTTGATCTTGCTGATGCCTTAGATTTTG aGGCCACTGAGGCCACTGATATTCCAAAACAGCCAAAGAAACCTGCAAAGGATCCCAGTCCAG GAGGAGGACTTGATCTATTCGATGCTCTTGGTCCAGAAG AGCCTGATAAACCAGCTGGGATCCCTCCTAAAGAAGGTGGAACTA ATCCCaaacctgcccctccacctccCGCACCTGTAGATCCCAAAAAACCAGCTGATG ATGGGATGGATTTTGACCTGTCTGATGCCTTGGGTCCAG ATCCCGTACCGGGTAAACCAGCTGTTGTTCCACCTAAAGATGGAGGCACCG GTGGCGGGTCCTTTGGAGACAATGACCTGTTTGATGTGAGCGACAACGGTGGCTACAAGCCTGATCCCGGcaagggaggtggaggtggaggaggaggaggag GAGGAGGTAATGCTCCTGCAGATCAACCTCAAG ATGTAGAAGCTGGATCTGGTCAGATCGCTGGCGTAGTGAGTGCAATAGGAGTGGCCCTCCTTGGTGCTGCCTCCAGCTACTTTGCCTACCAGAAGAAGAAACTGTGTTTCAAGATTCAGGGAG GTGTAGACCCAGAAAGTGGAAAGAACGCACGTGGAGCTCGGTCTGATCCCCAAT ATTAG
- the LOC110495898 gene encoding CD99 antigen-like protein 2 isoform X4 has product MKSCLWIALFVTLAIGTKTQDFDLADALDFEATEATDIPKQPKKPAKDPSPGGGLDLFDALGPEDPKPAPPPPAPVDPKKPADDGMDFDLSDALGPDPVPGKPAVVPPKDGGTGGGSFGDNDLFDVSDNGGYKPDPGKGGGGGGGGGGGGNAPADQPQDVEAGSGQIAGVVSAIGVALLGAASSYFAYQKKKLCFKIQGGVDPESGKNARGARSDPQSMSNLLRSF; this is encoded by the exons ACTTTGATCTTGCTGATGCCTTAGATTTTG aGGCCACTGAGGCCACTGATATTCCAAAACAGCCAAAGAAACCTGCAAAGGATCCCAGTCCAG GAGGAGGACTTGATCTATTCGATGCTCTTGGTCCAGAAG ATCCCaaacctgcccctccacctccCGCACCTGTAGATCCCAAAAAACCAGCTGATG ATGGGATGGATTTTGACCTGTCTGATGCCTTGGGTCCAG ATCCCGTACCGGGTAAACCAGCTGTTGTTCCACCTAAAGATGGAGGCACCG GTGGCGGGTCCTTTGGAGACAATGACCTGTTTGATGTGAGCGACAACGGTGGCTACAAGCCTGATCCCGGcaagggaggtggaggtggaggaggaggaggag GAGGAGGTAATGCTCCTGCAGATCAACCTCAAG ATGTAGAAGCTGGATCTGGTCAGATCGCTGGCGTAGTGAGTGCAATAGGAGTGGCCCTCCTTGGTGCTGCCTCCAGCTACTTTGCCTACCAGAAGAAGAAACTGTGTTTCAAGATTCAGGGAG GTGTAGACCCAGAAAGTGGAAAGAACGCACGTGGAGCTCGGTCTGATCCCCAAT CGATGAGCAACTTGCTGAGGTCATTCTAA
- the LOC110495898 gene encoding CD99 antigen-like protein 2 isoform X3: MKSCLWIALFVTLAIGTKTQDFDLADALDFEATEATDIPKQPKKPAKDPSPEPDKPAGIPPKEGGTNPKPAPPPPAPVDPKKPADDGMDFDLSDALGPDPVPGKPAVVPPKDGGTGGGSFGDNDLFDVSDNGGYKPDPGKGGGGGGGGGGGGNAPADQPQDVEAGSGQIAGVVSAIGVALLGAASSYFAYQKKKLCFKIQGGVDPESGKNARGARSDPQSMSNLLRSF, encoded by the exons ACTTTGATCTTGCTGATGCCTTAGATTTTG aGGCCACTGAGGCCACTGATATTCCAAAACAGCCAAAGAAACCTGCAAAGGATCCCAGTCCAG AGCCTGATAAACCAGCTGGGATCCCTCCTAAAGAAGGTGGAACTA ATCCCaaacctgcccctccacctccCGCACCTGTAGATCCCAAAAAACCAGCTGATG ATGGGATGGATTTTGACCTGTCTGATGCCTTGGGTCCAG ATCCCGTACCGGGTAAACCAGCTGTTGTTCCACCTAAAGATGGAGGCACCG GTGGCGGGTCCTTTGGAGACAATGACCTGTTTGATGTGAGCGACAACGGTGGCTACAAGCCTGATCCCGGcaagggaggtggaggtggaggaggaggaggag GAGGAGGTAATGCTCCTGCAGATCAACCTCAAG ATGTAGAAGCTGGATCTGGTCAGATCGCTGGCGTAGTGAGTGCAATAGGAGTGGCCCTCCTTGGTGCTGCCTCCAGCTACTTTGCCTACCAGAAGAAGAAACTGTGTTTCAAGATTCAGGGAG GTGTAGACCCAGAAAGTGGAAAGAACGCACGTGGAGCTCGGTCTGATCCCCAAT CGATGAGCAACTTGCTGAGGTCATTCTAA